The genomic DNA CCGACAATGACGCCGAACCGGCTGCCGCCGAGGAGGCGCCCAAGAAGCGCACCCGTCGCCCCCGCGCGGCCGCGACGACCGAAGCCGCCGAATAAGCACTTCGAATCGAACAAAAAGGGACGGTGTGACAAACGCCGTCCCTTTTTTCATGTCCGCTTCCCAAGGGCATGGCGATCCGGCACAAGGTCTCCAAATCGCTGGAGAGTTGCCGATGAAAGCCGCGCGCCTGCTGCCCCTGCTGCTGACCGCCCTTCCCCTTCCGCTTCTGGCCCAGAGCGCCGTCGACCCCACCGGCGCGACCGCGCAGGGCGATGTCGCCGTCACTATCTACAATGACGGTCAGTCGCTGGTGCAGGATGACCGTCAATTGCCGGTGACGCAGGGACGCAATCGCATCGAATTTCCCGACGTGTCGGCGCGCATCCGGCCCGAAACGGTCAACCTCGCCGGGGCTGGCCTCGCCATCGTCGAACAGAATTTCGATTATGATCTGCTCTCTCCCGACAAGCTGATGGACAAGGCGGTCGGGCAGGAGGTGACGCTGCTGCGCACCAATCCCGCCACCGGGGTCGAAACGCGGGAACGGGCGAAGATTCTGGCGGCCAATGGCGGCATCGTCCTCCAGATCGGGGCGCGGATCGAGGTGCTGCGCGACGACGGTCTGCCGGTGCGGGTGATTTTCGACCGGGTTCCGCCCAATTTGCGCGCGCGTCCGACCCTGTCGGTCACGGTCGACGCGGCGCGCGGCGGCACGGTGCCGGCGCGGCTTTCCTATCTCACCCCCAATCTCGGCTGGACCGCCGATTATGTCGCGCTGTTCGACGCGGCGAAGGGCGCGATGGACATGCAGGGCTGGGTCACGCTCACCAACAATACGGGCACGACCTTCAGCAATGCCCGGACGATCCTCGTCGCCGGCAATCCGGCCAATGGCGGGGGCCGACGCAACTGGTGGCAGGAATCGTCGGGCGCGATCGATCAGGCCGGGACGCAAAGCGGCCCGCGCGAGCGGCTGGGCGACTATTATCTCTATCCGCTGGCCCAGCGCACGACCATCGCCAACGCCCAGCAGAAGCAGGTCAGCTTTCTCGACGTGAAGGGCGCGCCGGCCCGCGCCACCTATGAATATGTCAATGGCTGGCTCGGCAGTTCGGCCGAACCGATGAGCGCGGCGAGCGTCCTCAAATTTTCCACCAGCAAACAGGGTGGGCTGGGCGATCAGCTCCCGGCCGGCACGATCCGCGTCTATATGCGCGACGCGCGCGGCGACCCGCAGTTCATCGGCGAAAACAGCATCGATCATACGCCGATGGGGTCGTCCATGGCGCTGCGCACCGGCGACGCCTTCGACGTGAAGGTTCGCCCGACCGTCGAACAGCGCACGAAAAAGGGCGGTGCGCGCTGGGAAACGAAGATGCGCTACACCCTCAGCAATGCACGGCCGGAGCCGGTGACGATCGATCTGGCGCAACAGGGACTGTGGGGCGATACCCGCGTTACCGCCCAAAGTCTCGCTGGCCAGAGTGTCGGCGGCCAGCCGGTCGAGGGCAGGCGCGTCTCCGCCGACCGGATCGAATGGAGCGTGCCGGTGCCGGCCAACGGCTCGGTCGACCTCAGCGTCACATTTGATTCGCGCTATTGATCGGACGGGGCGGATGCCGCGCTTCCTTGCTTCCCTGTTCTTGCTATACGCCTGCTTCGCGCCGGCCCATGCGGGAACGATCGTCTCGGCCAAAGCCGATTCGGTGTCCGTCACCGTCTATCGTCAGCCCGGCCGGGCCAAGGGGGCGATCGACCGCAACTGGCCGGGCGGCTATGCGCTCATCACTGAAAGCCGCACCATCGATCTGCCGCAAGGCGAATCGACGGTGCGCTTCGAGGGCGTGGCCGAAGGGCTGATGCCCGAAACGGCGATAGTGTCCGGGATGCCGCGCGGCGTGCGCGAAAAGAATCGCGATGCGCGTCTGCTCTCCCCCGCCGGGCTGGTCGATGCCTATCTCAAGCGCAGCGTCACCCTGCGCCGCACCGATCGCAAGACCGGCAAAGTGACCGAGCAGGATGCGATCATCAGCGCCGGCCCGACCGGTGGCGTCATCGTCCAGACCGCGCAGGGCTATGAGGCGCTGGGGTGCAGCGGCCTGCCCGAACGAATGCTCTATCCGCAGGCGCCGGCCGATCTGTCGCCGCGCCCGACCCTGTCGGTGATCGCGACCAGCGACCGCCCGATCCGCGCCACGTTGCAACTCACCTATCTGGCCGAAGGCTTCGACTGGTCGGCCAGCTATGTCGCGGACATGCATGATGACGGCAAAGCGCTCGACCTGATGGCCTGGCTCACGGTCGCCAATGGCGGCGTCACCGGCTTTCCCGACGCACGGCTTTCGGTCATCGCCGGTCAGCCCAACAAACAGGATCGCGCGCACCAGCCCCGGCCGACCGGCGGCCCGCTGAATCTGCGGTGTTGGCCGATGGACATTACCAGCACCCATCCGCGCTGGGCACTGTTCCCGGTGGAGATGCCCCCGCCGCCGCTGGCGTTTATGGCGGCTGGCGCAGAGGATATCGTCGTTTCGGCACAGCGACGCACGGAACGGGTCATGATGGCTGCGCCGGCTGCTCCACCTCCCCCGCCGCCGCCGCCCCCTCCGCCCGAAGATGTCGGGGATCTCAAACTCTACCGCGTGCCTGTGCCGGTCGATGTCGCGGCCAATGGCCAGAAACAGGTCGCACTGCTGCGGCAGGCTGATGTAACGGTAGAGCGCCTCTATGCTGCGACCGTCCATGGCCCGACCGGCCAATCGCAACCGATGACGCTGCGCCTGCGTGTCCAGAACCGCAAGGCGGACGGCCTCGGCCTGGCCATGCCGTCGGGCCGGGTGGCGGTGTTCGAGCAGGTGGGCGACATGCGCCTGTTGGCGGGCGAAGCCGATATCGGGGACAAGGCGGATGGCGAGCGGGTCGATTATGATCTGGCGGACAGTGCCGACGTGCGCATCGCCGCGCGCGTCACCGCCCAGTCGGGCAAGCGCCGCGACTGGACGATCAGCCTCAGCAACGCCCGGCCCTTCGCCATCACTGCCGAAGTCACCATCCCCCACGATATCGATCCGCGCCCGACCGACATGGAACGGCGCGGCGCAAGCTGGATCTGGCGCGTGACCGTGCCGGCGAACGAGTCGGTCGCTTACGCCTATGCCGAACGGCTGAAGCCTTAATCTTCGGGCAGTGGCCGGGGCCGATGATTGGCGTCCAGCGCCACGAACGTATAGACGCCGCTGGTCAGTTCCACTTGCTCGCGCTGGCGTCCGCGCGTCGCGACCACATCTATGCGGATCGCGACCGATGTGCGTCCGCGCCGTTCCTCGATCGCATAGACCGACACGATATCCCCCAGCAGGATCGGGGTGATGAATTTCATGCTTTCGATCGCCACGGTCGCCACCGGCCCCTGCGCGATTCGATGCGCGACGATGCCGCCGGCAATGTCCATCTGGCTCAACACCCAGCCGCCGAAAATATGGCCGTTGGTGTTGATGTCGGTCAGTTGCGGCATCACCCGCAAGATTACGTCGCCCCGTTCAGTCATCCAGCGGCACCTCGTCCTTCAATCGGTCCATCACCTGCTCGTCATGCCCGGTTCCGCTCGACAGAAAGGCGAGCGCCATCAGGCCCGTCCCCAGCATGAAGGTCAGCCATACGCCCAGCACGGTGGCGATTGCCATATGGATCGGCAGGGAACCGACCCGCCAATGGAGAAAGGCCAGCGCCAGTCCGACGCAGATCGTCCCGCCCAGCGCCATCCACGCCATGATGCGGCGAAACCGCGCCCATGCGGTCGCGGCAATCTGCGGATCATCCAGGGCTTGCTTGCGCGTCATCTCTTTTCATTGGGCTGCGAAAGTGGGATCATCAAGCGCCTAGACCGAATATAGGGCGAAAAGGAGAGCAGCCATGAGCATCGCAGCGATTTTGCAGCGCAAGGGGAGCGAGGTCATTCAGGTGCGGCCGACCGACAGCCTGCTCTCGGTCGTCAAATTGCTGTCGGAACAGCGGATCGGCTGCGTGCCGGTGGTCGAGGATGGCCAGGTCGTCGGTATTTTTTCGGAACGGGATCTGGTGAATCGGATGGCGCTCGACGGTGCCGCGGCACTGGAACAGAGTGTCGGCGACGTGATGACCGCGCCCGCCATCACCATCGATACCGATACGCAGGTCATTTCCGGCCTGTCGCTCATGACCAACAAGCGCATCCGCCACCTCCCGGTCGTGGTCGACGGGTCGCTGATCGGTATGATCTCGATCGGTGATCTCGTCAAATTCCGCATCGACAGCATCGAAGCGGAAGCGGCGGCGCTGCGCGACTATATCCAGACCGCCTGACAGCCGGCTATTCGTTCCCGGTTCAGGCCACCGCCTGCACCGGGGGCGCCCGCCGAATCATCAGCGCGATCAGTTCGTTCAGTGTCTCGCGCGCGCACAGCAGCAGCGCGGCGAGGAAAGCGATGCCGCCAGCCGGCACCAGCACGGCTAGACGCAGCGGTGCGGCCAGCGGCGGCAACACCCCATCGATCGCCATCACAACCCCGGCCATCAGCACCGAACAGCCCAGCCCTGGCGCTGCCGCGCGAATCAGGTCGGTGGCCCGCAGCCCCATCGGCGCACCGGCGAGTCGCGCTGTCACCGCCGTCAGGATCGGGAAAGCGATCAGCCAGG from Sphingobium sp. CAP-1 includes the following:
- a CDS encoding DUF4139 domain-containing protein, which produces MKAARLLPLLLTALPLPLLAQSAVDPTGATAQGDVAVTIYNDGQSLVQDDRQLPVTQGRNRIEFPDVSARIRPETVNLAGAGLAIVEQNFDYDLLSPDKLMDKAVGQEVTLLRTNPATGVETRERAKILAANGGIVLQIGARIEVLRDDGLPVRVIFDRVPPNLRARPTLSVTVDAARGGTVPARLSYLTPNLGWTADYVALFDAAKGAMDMQGWVTLTNNTGTTFSNARTILVAGNPANGGGRRNWWQESSGAIDQAGTQSGPRERLGDYYLYPLAQRTTIANAQQKQVSFLDVKGAPARATYEYVNGWLGSSAEPMSAASVLKFSTSKQGGLGDQLPAGTIRVYMRDARGDPQFIGENSIDHTPMGSSMALRTGDAFDVKVRPTVEQRTKKGGARWETKMRYTLSNARPEPVTIDLAQQGLWGDTRVTAQSLAGQSVGGQPVEGRRVSADRIEWSVPVPANGSVDLSVTFDSRY
- a CDS encoding DUF4139 domain-containing protein produces the protein MPRFLASLFLLYACFAPAHAGTIVSAKADSVSVTVYRQPGRAKGAIDRNWPGGYALITESRTIDLPQGESTVRFEGVAEGLMPETAIVSGMPRGVREKNRDARLLSPAGLVDAYLKRSVTLRRTDRKTGKVTEQDAIISAGPTGGVIVQTAQGYEALGCSGLPERMLYPQAPADLSPRPTLSVIATSDRPIRATLQLTYLAEGFDWSASYVADMHDDGKALDLMAWLTVANGGVTGFPDARLSVIAGQPNKQDRAHQPRPTGGPLNLRCWPMDITSTHPRWALFPVEMPPPPLAFMAAGAEDIVVSAQRRTERVMMAAPAAPPPPPPPPPPPEDVGDLKLYRVPVPVDVAANGQKQVALLRQADVTVERLYAATVHGPTGQSQPMTLRLRVQNRKADGLGLAMPSGRVAVFEQVGDMRLLAGEADIGDKADGERVDYDLADSADVRIAARVTAQSGKRRDWTISLSNARPFAITAEVTIPHDIDPRPTDMERRGASWIWRVTVPANESVAYAYAERLKP
- a CDS encoding acyl-CoA thioesterase, giving the protein MTERGDVILRVMPQLTDINTNGHIFGGWVLSQMDIAGGIVAHRIAQGPVATVAIESMKFITPILLGDIVSVYAIEERRGRTSVAIRIDVVATRGRQREQVELTSGVYTFVALDANHRPRPLPED
- a CDS encoding CBS domain-containing protein; translated protein: MSIAAILQRKGSEVIQVRPTDSLLSVVKLLSEQRIGCVPVVEDGQVVGIFSERDLVNRMALDGAAALEQSVGDVMTAPAITIDTDTQVISGLSLMTNKRIRHLPVVVDGSLIGMISIGDLVKFRIDSIEAEAAALRDYIQTA